Genomic segment of Vibrio celticus:
AAGGATTTTTTGGTTTGAAACAACGAATTATTACGGCGTTGATTTTAGCTCCCCTAGTTATTCTAGGTATTTTTGAGTTATCACTTCCTACATTTATTCTTTCACTAGCGGTAATCTCGTTATTGGGTTTTTGGGAGTGGACTCAGTTTGTTGAAAGCAAATCGCGTTATTTAGCGTTGATTCCAACGGTTGTGGTTAGTGCTGCAAGTTTTGCTTTTATCCCTTTTGATGCATTTAGCCTTAATAACTTGTCTACTGCTCACTACGCCATTCTAACGATTGGCTCGATTTGGTGGGTAATCGCGAGCGGCATGGCGGTAACTTATCCTAAGTCTATGCCTGCATGGAAAGACTCTTCTCTTCTTCGTCACGCCTTTGGTGTGCTGACTCTGCTGCCATTCTTCTGGAGTGTGGTTATCCTGCGTGCTAACGGTATCGATGCTGATCCTTACCATGGTGCAAAACTGGTGATGTTTGTTTGCTTGCTTGTTTGGGCTGCAGATAGCGGCGCATACTTTTCAGGAAAGAGTTTTGGTAAGCGTAAAATGGCACCAGCGGTAAGCCCGAATAAGACGATTGAAGGTCTTATCGGTGGCATTATTACTGCGGTGATCGTGGCTTGGATCTTTGCTGACTTGTTTGACATCCAATTCACAAGCCCACTTCACATGATTGTTATTACCCTTGTGACCGTTGTTATTTCTGTTCTAGGTGACCTTGTTGAAAGCATGTTTAAGCGTGTTTCTGGGGTGAAA
This window contains:
- a CDS encoding phosphatidate cytidylyltransferase, producing MKQRIITALILAPLVILGIFELSLPTFILSLAVISLLGFWEWTQFVESKSRYLALIPTVVVSAASFAFIPFDAFSLNNLSTAHYAILTIGSIWWVIASGMAVTYPKSMPAWKDSSLLRHAFGVLTLLPFFWSVVILRANGIDADPYHGAKLVMFVCLLVWAADSGAYFSGKSFGKRKMAPAVSPNKTIEGLIGGIITAVIVAWIFADLFDIQFTSPLHMIVITLVTVVISVLGDLVESMFKRVSGVKDSSNLIPGHGGILDRIDSLTAAFPVFALLYLAF